One Festucalex cinctus isolate MCC-2025b chromosome 1, RoL_Fcin_1.0, whole genome shotgun sequence genomic region harbors:
- the ss18 gene encoding protein SSXT isoform X1: MSVAFAPHRQRGKGDITPAGIQKLLDENNHLIQSIMDFQSKGKTTECSQYQQILHRNLVYLATIADSNQNMQSLLPAPPTQNMPMGPGGMNQSGGPPQPSHGHNMPSEGMVGCGPPAPHMQNQMNGQMPGPNHMPMQGPGPGPNQPPNMPAGPMNMPPSSHGSMGGYNHAVPSSQGIPAQSQMNMPQGQPMGNYGPRPSMNMQPNQGPMMHQQPPSQQYNMPPGGGGQHYQGQQNPMGMMGQVNQGNHVMGQRAMPPYRPPQQGPPQQYPGQEDYYGDQYSHAGQGASEGNAQYGQQQEAYQQGPPQQQGYPPQQQYPGQQAYPPQQQGYGPSQNAPGQYPNYPQGQGQQYGGYRPPQPGPPQGQQQRPYGYDQGQYGNYQQ; the protein is encoded by the exons ATGTCGGTGGCGTTCGCACCTCACAGACAGCGTGGTAAGGGTGATATCACCCCCGCCGGAATCCAGAAG CTACTTGATGAAAATAACCATTTGATTCAGAGTATCATGGACTTCCAGAGCAAGGGCAAAACAACAGAGTGTTCACA GTATCAACAAATACTGCACAGAAATTTAGTATACCTGGCCACAATAGCAGACTCTAATCAGAACATGCAGTCTCTTCTCCCAGCT CCACCTACTCAAAACATGCCAATGGGCCCTGGTGGGATGAACCAAAGCGGAGGTCCGCCTCAACCAAGTCACGGTCACAATATGCCCTCCGAAGGAATGGTCGGCTGCGGCCCGCCTGCCCCGCACATGCAGAACCAGATGAACGGACAGATGCCTG GGCCCAATCACATGCCCATGCAGGGCCCCGGTCCAGGTCCCAACCAGCCACCGAACATGCCGGCGGGCCCCATGAACATGCCCCCGAGCAGCCACGGCTCGATGGGCGGCTACAACCACGCTGTCCCCTCGTCGCAAGGCATTCCCGCGCAGAGCCAGATGAACATGCCGCAGGGCCAGCCCATGGGCAACTACGGCCCGCGACCCAGCATGAACATGCAGCCCAATCAAG GCCCCATGATGCACCAGCAGCCTCCCTCCCAGCAGTACAACATGcccccgggcggcggcggccagcATTACCAAGGCCAGCAGAACCCGATGGGCATGATGGGCCAGGTTAACCAGGGCAATCACGTCATGGGGCAGAGGGCAATGCCCCCGTATAGACCGCCTCAGCAAG GACCCCCTCAGCAGTACCCAGGGCAGGAAGACTACTATGGGGACCAGTACAGTCACGCAGGACAGGGAGCCTCAGAAG GTAACGCCCAGTATGGTCAACAGCAAGAAGCCTATCAGCAAGGCCCCCCACAGCAGCAAGGTTACCCTCCTCAACAGCAGTACCCAGGTCAGCAGGCCTACCCGCCGCAGCAACAGGGCTATG GTCCTTCCCAGAATGCCCCGGGACAGTACCCCAACTACCCCCAGGGGCAGGGACAGCAGTACGGTGGCTATCGCCCGCCTCAGCCCGGACCCCCGCAGGGCCAGCAGCAGCGCCCTTACGGCTACGACCAG GGCCAGTATGGAAATTACCAGCAATGA
- the ss18 gene encoding protein SSXT isoform X3: protein MSVAFAPHRQRGKGDITPAGIQKLLDENNHLIQSIMDFQSKGKTTECSQYQQILHRNLVYLATIADSNQNMQSLLPAPPTQNMPMGPGGMNQSGGPPQPSHGHNMPSEGMVGCGPPAPHMQNQMNGQMPGPNHMPMQGPGPGPNQPPNMPAGPMNMPPSSHGSMGGYNHAVPSSQGIPAQSQMNMPQGQPMGNYGPRPSMNMQPNQGPMMHQQPPSQQYNMPPGGGGQHYQGQQNPMGMMGQVNQGNHVMGQRAMPPYRPPQQGNAQYGQQQEAYQQGPPQQQGYPPQQQYPGQQAYPPQQQGYGPSQNAPGQYPNYPQGQGQQYGGYRPPQPGPPQGQQQRPYGYDQGQYGNYQQ from the exons ATGTCGGTGGCGTTCGCACCTCACAGACAGCGTGGTAAGGGTGATATCACCCCCGCCGGAATCCAGAAG CTACTTGATGAAAATAACCATTTGATTCAGAGTATCATGGACTTCCAGAGCAAGGGCAAAACAACAGAGTGTTCACA GTATCAACAAATACTGCACAGAAATTTAGTATACCTGGCCACAATAGCAGACTCTAATCAGAACATGCAGTCTCTTCTCCCAGCT CCACCTACTCAAAACATGCCAATGGGCCCTGGTGGGATGAACCAAAGCGGAGGTCCGCCTCAACCAAGTCACGGTCACAATATGCCCTCCGAAGGAATGGTCGGCTGCGGCCCGCCTGCCCCGCACATGCAGAACCAGATGAACGGACAGATGCCTG GGCCCAATCACATGCCCATGCAGGGCCCCGGTCCAGGTCCCAACCAGCCACCGAACATGCCGGCGGGCCCCATGAACATGCCCCCGAGCAGCCACGGCTCGATGGGCGGCTACAACCACGCTGTCCCCTCGTCGCAAGGCATTCCCGCGCAGAGCCAGATGAACATGCCGCAGGGCCAGCCCATGGGCAACTACGGCCCGCGACCCAGCATGAACATGCAGCCCAATCAAG GCCCCATGATGCACCAGCAGCCTCCCTCCCAGCAGTACAACATGcccccgggcggcggcggccagcATTACCAAGGCCAGCAGAACCCGATGGGCATGATGGGCCAGGTTAACCAGGGCAATCACGTCATGGGGCAGAGGGCAATGCCCCCGTATAGACCGCCTCAGCAAG GTAACGCCCAGTATGGTCAACAGCAAGAAGCCTATCAGCAAGGCCCCCCACAGCAGCAAGGTTACCCTCCTCAACAGCAGTACCCAGGTCAGCAGGCCTACCCGCCGCAGCAACAGGGCTATG GTCCTTCCCAGAATGCCCCGGGACAGTACCCCAACTACCCCCAGGGGCAGGGACAGCAGTACGGTGGCTATCGCCCGCCTCAGCCCGGACCCCCGCAGGGCCAGCAGCAGCGCCCTTACGGCTACGACCAG GGCCAGTATGGAAATTACCAGCAATGA
- the ss18 gene encoding protein SSXT isoform X4 — translation MDFQSKGKTTECSQYQQILHRNLVYLATIADSNQNMQSLLPAPPTQNMPMGPGGMNQSGGPPQPSHGHNMPSEGMVGCGPPAPHMQNQMNGQMPGPNHMPMQGPGPGPNQPPNMPAGPMNMPPSSHGSMGGYNHAVPSSQGIPAQSQMNMPQGQPMGNYGPRPSMNMQPNQGPMMHQQPPSQQYNMPPGGGGQHYQGQQNPMGMMGQVNQGNHVMGQRAMPPYRPPQQGPPQQYPGQEDYYGDQYSHAGQGASEGNAQYGQQQEAYQQGPPQQQGYPPQQQYPGQQAYPPQQQGYGPSQNAPGQYPNYPQGQGQQYGGYRPPQPGPPQGQQQRPYGYDQGQYGNYQQ, via the exons ATGGACTTCCAGAGCAAGGGCAAAACAACAGAGTGTTCACA GTATCAACAAATACTGCACAGAAATTTAGTATACCTGGCCACAATAGCAGACTCTAATCAGAACATGCAGTCTCTTCTCCCAGCT CCACCTACTCAAAACATGCCAATGGGCCCTGGTGGGATGAACCAAAGCGGAGGTCCGCCTCAACCAAGTCACGGTCACAATATGCCCTCCGAAGGAATGGTCGGCTGCGGCCCGCCTGCCCCGCACATGCAGAACCAGATGAACGGACAGATGCCTG GGCCCAATCACATGCCCATGCAGGGCCCCGGTCCAGGTCCCAACCAGCCACCGAACATGCCGGCGGGCCCCATGAACATGCCCCCGAGCAGCCACGGCTCGATGGGCGGCTACAACCACGCTGTCCCCTCGTCGCAAGGCATTCCCGCGCAGAGCCAGATGAACATGCCGCAGGGCCAGCCCATGGGCAACTACGGCCCGCGACCCAGCATGAACATGCAGCCCAATCAAG GCCCCATGATGCACCAGCAGCCTCCCTCCCAGCAGTACAACATGcccccgggcggcggcggccagcATTACCAAGGCCAGCAGAACCCGATGGGCATGATGGGCCAGGTTAACCAGGGCAATCACGTCATGGGGCAGAGGGCAATGCCCCCGTATAGACCGCCTCAGCAAG GACCCCCTCAGCAGTACCCAGGGCAGGAAGACTACTATGGGGACCAGTACAGTCACGCAGGACAGGGAGCCTCAGAAG GTAACGCCCAGTATGGTCAACAGCAAGAAGCCTATCAGCAAGGCCCCCCACAGCAGCAAGGTTACCCTCCTCAACAGCAGTACCCAGGTCAGCAGGCCTACCCGCCGCAGCAACAGGGCTATG GTCCTTCCCAGAATGCCCCGGGACAGTACCCCAACTACCCCCAGGGGCAGGGACAGCAGTACGGTGGCTATCGCCCGCCTCAGCCCGGACCCCCGCAGGGCCAGCAGCAGCGCCCTTACGGCTACGACCAG GGCCAGTATGGAAATTACCAGCAATGA
- the ss18 gene encoding protein SSXT isoform X5, with protein sequence MSVAFAPHRQRGKGDITPAGIQKLLDENNHLIQSIMDFQSKGKTTECSQYQQILHRNLVYLATIADSNQNMQSLLPAPPTQNMPMGPGGMNQSGGPPQPSHGHNMPSEGMVGCGPPAPHMQNQMNGQMPGPNHMPMQGPGPGPNQPPNMPAGPMNMPPSSHGSMGGYNHAVPSSQGIPAQSQMNMPQGQPMGNYGPRPSMNMQPNQGPMMHQQPPSQQYNMPPGGGGQHYQGQQNPMGMMGQVNQGNHVMGQRAMPPYRPPQQGPPQQYPGQEDYYGDQYSHAGQGASEGNAQYGQQQEAYQQGPPQQQGYPPQQQYPGQQAYPPQQQGYGPKLKLVMSLQRGKACEVLPRMPRDSTPTTPRGRDSSTVAIARLSPDPRRASSSALTATTRASMEITSNEKRPLR encoded by the exons ATGTCGGTGGCGTTCGCACCTCACAGACAGCGTGGTAAGGGTGATATCACCCCCGCCGGAATCCAGAAG CTACTTGATGAAAATAACCATTTGATTCAGAGTATCATGGACTTCCAGAGCAAGGGCAAAACAACAGAGTGTTCACA GTATCAACAAATACTGCACAGAAATTTAGTATACCTGGCCACAATAGCAGACTCTAATCAGAACATGCAGTCTCTTCTCCCAGCT CCACCTACTCAAAACATGCCAATGGGCCCTGGTGGGATGAACCAAAGCGGAGGTCCGCCTCAACCAAGTCACGGTCACAATATGCCCTCCGAAGGAATGGTCGGCTGCGGCCCGCCTGCCCCGCACATGCAGAACCAGATGAACGGACAGATGCCTG GGCCCAATCACATGCCCATGCAGGGCCCCGGTCCAGGTCCCAACCAGCCACCGAACATGCCGGCGGGCCCCATGAACATGCCCCCGAGCAGCCACGGCTCGATGGGCGGCTACAACCACGCTGTCCCCTCGTCGCAAGGCATTCCCGCGCAGAGCCAGATGAACATGCCGCAGGGCCAGCCCATGGGCAACTACGGCCCGCGACCCAGCATGAACATGCAGCCCAATCAAG GCCCCATGATGCACCAGCAGCCTCCCTCCCAGCAGTACAACATGcccccgggcggcggcggccagcATTACCAAGGCCAGCAGAACCCGATGGGCATGATGGGCCAGGTTAACCAGGGCAATCACGTCATGGGGCAGAGGGCAATGCCCCCGTATAGACCGCCTCAGCAAG GACCCCCTCAGCAGTACCCAGGGCAGGAAGACTACTATGGGGACCAGTACAGTCACGCAGGACAGGGAGCCTCAGAAG GTAACGCCCAGTATGGTCAACAGCAAGAAGCCTATCAGCAAGGCCCCCCACAGCAGCAAGGTTACCCTCCTCAACAGCAGTACCCAGGTCAGCAGGCCTACCCGCCGCAGCAACAGGGCTA TGGGCCAAAGCTCAAGTTAGTAATGAGCTTGCAGCGAGGCAAAGCTTGTGAG GTCCTTCCCAGAATGCCCCGGGACAGTACCCCAACTACCCCCAGGGGCAGGGACAGCAGTACGGTGGCTATCGCCCGCCTCAGCCCGGACCCCCGCAGGGCCAGCAGCAGCGCCCTTACGGCTACGACCAG GGCCAGTATGGAAATTACCAGCAATGAGAAACGCCCACTCAGATGA
- the psma8 gene encoding proteasome subunit alpha-type 8, giving the protein MAARYDRAITVFSPDGHLFQVEYAQEAVKKGSTAVGIRGKDIVVLGVEKKSVAKLQEERTVRKICALDEHVCMAFAGLTADARIVINRARVECQSHRLTVEDPVTVEYITRYIATLKQRYTQSNGRRPFGISALIVGFDYDGTPRLYQTDPSGTYHAWKANAIGRSAKTVREFLEKNYTDEAIAGDNEAIKLAIKALLEVVQSGGKNIELAVIRRNQPLKILESKEIETLVAEIEKEKEEEAEKKKQKKST; this is encoded by the exons ATGGCGGCAAGATACGATCGAGCTATCACCGTCTTCTCCCCGGACGGACATCTCTTTCAAGTGGAGTACGCGCAAGAAGCTGTAAAGAAAGGCTCCACGGCG gtgggaatcaggggcaaagacatcgTGGTCCTCGGAGTTGAGAAGAAATCGGTAGCAAAGTTGCAGGAGGAGAGAACCGTCCGCAAGATCTGCGCCCTCGACGAACATGTCTGCATGGCGTTTGCAG GACTGACGGCAGACGCTCGCATCGTGATCAACAGAGCGCGGGTTGAGTGTCAGAGCCACCGCTTGACTGTGGAGGATCCCGTCACCGTGGAATACATCACACGCTACATTGCTACCTTGAAACAG cGATACACTCAAAGCAACGGTCGCAGGCCATTCGGCATCTCTGCTCTGATTGTCGGCTTCGACTACGACGGGACTCCACGGCTGTATCAGACTGACCCGTCAGGAACCTACCACGCCTGGAAA GCGAATGCGATTGGCCGTAGTGCCAAAACGGTGAGAGAGTTTTTGGAGAAGAACTACACAGACGAAGCCATCGCTGGAGACAATGAGGCCATCAAGTTGGCAATCAAAGCTTTGCTCGAG GTGGTCCAGTCAGGAGGGAAAAATATCGAACTGGCAGTTATCAGACGGAATCAACCACTGAAG ATTCTGGAGTCCAAGGAGATCGAGACTCTGGTGGCTGAGATTGAAAAGGAAAAAGAGGAAGAGGCCgaaaagaagaagcagaaaaagtccacttga
- the ss18 gene encoding protein SSXT isoform X2: MSVAFAPHRQRGKGDITPAGIQKLLDENNHLIQSIMDFQSKGKTTECSQYQQILHRNLVYLATIADSNQNMQSLLPAPPTQNMPMGPGGMNQSGGPPQPSHGHNMPSEGMVGCGPPAPHMQNQMNGQMPGPNHMPMQGPGPGPNQPPNMPAGPMNMPPSSHGSMGGYNHAVPSSQGIPAQSQMNMPQGQPMGNYGPRPSMNMQPNQGPMMHQQPPSQQYNMPPGGGGQHYQGQQNPMGMMGQVNQGNHVMGQRAMPPYRPPQQGPPQQYPGQEDYYGDQYSHAGQGASEGNAQYGQQQEAYQQGPPQQQGYPPQQQYPGQQAYPPQQQGYGPSQNAPGQYPNYPQGQGQQYGGYRPPQPGPPQGQQQRPYGYDQGHMRK, translated from the exons ATGTCGGTGGCGTTCGCACCTCACAGACAGCGTGGTAAGGGTGATATCACCCCCGCCGGAATCCAGAAG CTACTTGATGAAAATAACCATTTGATTCAGAGTATCATGGACTTCCAGAGCAAGGGCAAAACAACAGAGTGTTCACA GTATCAACAAATACTGCACAGAAATTTAGTATACCTGGCCACAATAGCAGACTCTAATCAGAACATGCAGTCTCTTCTCCCAGCT CCACCTACTCAAAACATGCCAATGGGCCCTGGTGGGATGAACCAAAGCGGAGGTCCGCCTCAACCAAGTCACGGTCACAATATGCCCTCCGAAGGAATGGTCGGCTGCGGCCCGCCTGCCCCGCACATGCAGAACCAGATGAACGGACAGATGCCTG GGCCCAATCACATGCCCATGCAGGGCCCCGGTCCAGGTCCCAACCAGCCACCGAACATGCCGGCGGGCCCCATGAACATGCCCCCGAGCAGCCACGGCTCGATGGGCGGCTACAACCACGCTGTCCCCTCGTCGCAAGGCATTCCCGCGCAGAGCCAGATGAACATGCCGCAGGGCCAGCCCATGGGCAACTACGGCCCGCGACCCAGCATGAACATGCAGCCCAATCAAG GCCCCATGATGCACCAGCAGCCTCCCTCCCAGCAGTACAACATGcccccgggcggcggcggccagcATTACCAAGGCCAGCAGAACCCGATGGGCATGATGGGCCAGGTTAACCAGGGCAATCACGTCATGGGGCAGAGGGCAATGCCCCCGTATAGACCGCCTCAGCAAG GACCCCCTCAGCAGTACCCAGGGCAGGAAGACTACTATGGGGACCAGTACAGTCACGCAGGACAGGGAGCCTCAGAAG GTAACGCCCAGTATGGTCAACAGCAAGAAGCCTATCAGCAAGGCCCCCCACAGCAGCAAGGTTACCCTCCTCAACAGCAGTACCCAGGTCAGCAGGCCTACCCGCCGCAGCAACAGGGCTATG GTCCTTCCCAGAATGCCCCGGGACAGTACCCCAACTACCCCCAGGGGCAGGGACAGCAGTACGGTGGCTATCGCCCGCCTCAGCCCGGACCCCCGCAGGGCCAGCAGCAGCGCCCTTACGGCTACGACCAG GGGCACATGAGGAAATAA